AACTTGCAGGACATTACTTGAACGTGCTAAGGAACTCAATGTGGATATCATCGGAGTGAGGTATATTTACCTGTATAACTTAATTGCATTCCTCCACTTCAAATGAATGTCCTAAGTGCAGACTTAAGAAGCCTTATCGATACTGTTACTGATAAGAAGTACTTATCGATACTGTTACTGACACCTGTGGGTCCCCACATATTTGGAATACGGTGCACCTGGGAGACTTATCCACCTActgtcagaccgcactgagtatgtccaaacttgtctgatcttggaagccaagcactgcagggtctggtcagtacctggatggggaaccaccagggaatactaggtaccgtaggtattttattctcccaCGCACAATATAACCTCAAGGTCAGGAATTGACCCTAGGTTCCAATAATTATTGGACCCTATCAGACCCGAGGGAGTGACCTCATTCTATTAGAATCTCTATTATAGAGGATATGAATACGTCCTTTCTGGAATGAGGAACTACTTATTTTCGCTCACTTGCACCATTATTTCACCTAAAATATGAATATCAATGTGTATGAGTACTAATGCTCTTAGATTATGAATGCTTGCTCTCGCCTTTTTTAAGTATACTATAATAAGTTATGTATTAATAATTTCACAATTTCaattttcaagtgtgccctggaaaaggcatatagttgcTTTTTGTCTTTTGCCTTTCCAAAAGACCACACCCGATGTTTCATAGTTGTTATAACTatcttccgggagcaccaccaaccatttgctGAACTAATTACCTAAGTAGGCTCTTACGTTGGTATAATAATATCCATTTATCTATCTTTAATtgttatatcctgtgcagatttaaatCTTTTGAAtaagcccatagcaaccagtcacatTCCAGATAtctttttagaaggtgctagataaatgatgagtagggggagattcaaatgtttgaaaagtcagttgggtgtcagggaaaaaaaacaatctaatagacatgaaaaaaaacacacccaaccgacttttcaaacatttgaatctcccccatagaatctGGTTGATATGGACAACTTCCCATctaaaataaaactcccatcttggtaaatttacccccaatAGCTGAGGAGGGAtcacttgcagcctcctgaggtgcgagactaAATGTGGTGTGCAGAGTCCATTGTTTGGGCGCTCTAACCACTTGTAGACAGGTTTTAGCTGCTTTGTGTAGCTAAACCAGGTGCTTTTGCTGCTTCAATATGAATGGCTGCCCTAACAAACTGTTGAATTTTGTTCATACAGAGCTTAGTAGGGGGTGTGCAAAACAGTCACCAGCcaagttttgatttttttttcgcTAATTGCCTGGACACATCTATTTTTCCTATTTATTGTAGTCTCCCAAGTATGTGTAATGTGTGGGTTTTTTGTTTTCCCTTAGTTTCCATGTTGGTAGTGGCTGTACAGACCCACAAACATTTGTGCAAGCAGTCCTGGATGCCAGGTGTGTCTTTGACATGGGAGCAGAATTTGGATTTAGCATGAACTTACTTGACATTGGTGGTGGATTCCCTGGATCAGAAGATGTCAAGCTCAAATTTGAGGaggtaattatatggcagtttgACTAACTATATACTTGGAAAGCTACCTTATCTGTATAGGAATGCCTTAATTCGCAACATCTACAGTCTAGTTACTGCATTTTGAGACCTAAAATGCCCGGACTCTTGCTTATGAATCTGTTCTACTTCCCTTCAGGTAACATCTGTGATAAATCCTGCCTTGGATAAATACTTCCCAGCTGACTCTGGAGTGAAAATAATTGCAGAGCCTGGGAGATACTATGTTGCATCTGCTTTCACACTGGCTGTCAATATTATTGCAAAGAAGGTTATGGTGACTGAGCAAACTGGCTCTGATGgtatatactttatttgtcataaCTTATTTGTCAAACTGGTTTCTTAGAATTGTCTTTAAAATGCATTTGTCACTACTTTAGATGAAGAAGACTGTTCCAGTGACACAACTCTCATGTACTACGTAAATGACGGGGTCTATGGCTCTTTCAACTGCATCTTGTATGATCACGCACATGTCAAACCAGTACTTCAAAAGGTATGACTTTATTTTGGCACAATATTTAGGACTCTTTGCTTGTAGACCTTTAGAACTCCCTTCTAGTGAGTCTCCGATAACGTGCCGGAGATCTTGTCTGTTCTTGAAGCATGAGTCAGTGTGGGTGAATGTATTTTAACATGGTGACAAATTCGGTGGCTTTAAATTTGCTTAGTGTTGAACTGCTGTAACTTGGCTACATACTTAATTCACCGGCTATCACATGTTCCCCAAAGGGGTGTCTCGTGATTGACCAGTTGTGTACACTACCCTATAAGTATTAACTCTGTTAAACTGTTCCATGTGTCATTGCAGAAGCCAAAATCAGATGAAAGGTACTACTCTAGCAGCATTTGGGGGCCAACATGTGATGGTCTGGATCGTATAGTTGAGCGGTTTGATCTGCCAGAGCTACAGGTTGGAGACTGGATGCTGTTTGAGAACATGGGGGCCTACACTGTGGCTGCATCTTCAACATTCAATGGGTTCCAAAGACCAACCCTCTATTATGTGATGTCAAGACCATACTGGTAAGAGTAAGGTGATTTCGGGTTTTATAGGAAACTAAGTGAAATATTGCTTGTACTGATGTCCTTTGTCTTTCCTGAATTCAGGAGTCTGATGCACAATATCCAAGAACATGGTATTCTTCCTGATGTGCCGGAGTTGAACACTCTTCATATTACTTGTGCCTGGGAGAGTGGAATAGAGCATTCATCTGCTGCCTGTACTTCAGCAAGTGTCAATGTATAGACTTATTTAATGTAGTTGTAGCAATTACCTCCTATACTTAGGATTCATTTTTTTGGGACCattatttaattttcttttgtaGAGTAAATGTTTAACATTAATGCAACAAAATGGATGACTGTGAGATGGGGGTCACATTTGTGTTcctatggaattttttttttattttaatgacgCACAGCTGTCCTTCAAGCATTTGTAGCTTGTGGGCTGGCATAATGTCAATGTTTGACCAGTTTTACAAATAAAGACAGTTCTTGAAACTCAATACTTCAGTTATTTTGATAAAGCATGGATTGCATAATTGCTTCATACAAGTGCCTTACTGGATTTAGTAGTCTTCATTCAAGACATTTATACTGGTGCACAACATCTTAACACTGCAGTTTATGGCCATAATGTGACACTGGCTGTCTTATCTCACTTGCCACCAGATCACTAATGTGTGGAATGTGGATGACTTATTGGTCTAGGTTTACATAACCTGCAGCCTAGAGTTGGTGAAATTTAAAAGCATACTGGTTTAATATTCCATGGTTTATTAATTTTGTTAAGGTCTTGGTGCTTACAACTGACGTGTTGTGAGTATATATGGCTCCCTAGGGTCTCTTGTCGGAAGGCAATTTACCATGGTGGGTTTTGGTTTGCGGGAGTCTGTGTAATGTAAGCTACAGACTGGCTGCTTTAGCCATAAGGACATGTTGCTGACCTACAGTTGAACTACTTGGAAACATTGCCCCCTTTCTCGCTATTTATtatcacaagggatccgcagcactcaTTACACGGTACATAATAAAATAAGCAAACGAGAAAACCGAACTTACAGTATAGAAAACCcatggttaggtgccatcaaagggagtatggagtgtaagaaaaggaaaggcacatgaggaaaagtccctgctcttgcgagcatacaatctaaaaggtgaggggctaacagaccagagtgacatagacggggtagacagtgagcatagacaagagggtttggtaaagtgggtcttgagagcccgtttgaagttttgtaaaggGGTGCATGGGGAGAGGTTGAGCATTCCAAAGatggggagcagcacgtgcaaaatcttgtggggaggaggtaattagttggcaggagagatggcgtgcattagcagagcgaagaggatgggtgggaatctAAAGAGGGACaagatcagagatgtaagagggagaagagtgggtgagggtgagaagcttgaattggattctgaatgggaagggtaaacAGTGAATGGTCCTGCAAGAGGGGATGTGGatttagtacatttggtgaggaagatgagacgggcagcagcattgaggctagattgaagtggagaggcatttttgagggatgccagataggaggagattgcagtagtctaatctggagatgaccagtgagtgagggtcttggtagcatcctgggtgagagaggagggtctgatcctggagatgcttttgaggtggaaatggcaggttttctctgacgtcctaagtggatgctgggactctgtaaggaccatggggattagcggctccacaggagactgggcacaactaaagaaagctttaggactacctggtgtgcactggctcctcctaagaccctcctccagacctcagttagattcttgtgcctggctgagctggatgcacactaggggctctcctgagctcctagaaagaaagtatattttaggttttttctctgacgtcctagtggatgctgggaactccgtaaggaccatggggaatagtggctccgcaggagactgggcacaaaagtaaaagctttgactagctggtgtgcactggctcctccccatatgaccaccctccaagccccagttagatttttgtgcccggccgagaagggtgcatgctaggtagctctccagagctgcttagagtaaaagttttaaatagtgatgtcaccccctagggagtcgacacctgactggatggtagtatggaaggaatacgtgacagtgtcagcactttgcaaaaaactgttgacgacatgagacagccggcaaatcagttagtgcctgtccaggcgtctcaaacaccgtcaggggctctaaagcgcccgttacctcagatggtcgacacagacccagacacggatactgactccagtgtcgacggtgacgagacaaacgtaatgtccagtagggccacacgttacatgatcacggcaatgaaggaggctttgaacatttctgatactacaagtaccacaaaaaggggtattatgtggggtgtgaaaaaactacccatagtttctctatcgtcctagtggatgctggggttcctgaaaggaccatggggaatagcggctccgcaggagacagggcacaaaagtaaagctttccgatcaggtggtgtgcactggctcctccccctatgaccctcctccaagccagttagatttttgtgcccggccgagaagggtgcaatctaggtggctctcctaaagagctgcttagaaaagtttagcttaggttttttattttacagtgagtcctgctggcaacaggatcactgcaacgagggacttaggggagaagaagtgaactcacctgcgtgcaggatggattggcttcttggctactggacatcagctccagagggacgatcacaggtacagcctggatggtcaccggagccttgccgccggcccccttgcagatgctgaagtaagaagaggtccagaatcggcggcagaagactcctcagtcttctaaaggtagcgcacagcactgcagctgtgcgccattttcctctcagcacacttcacacggcagtcactgagggtgcagggcgctgggaggggggcgccctgggaggcaaatgaatacctattttggctaaaaatacctcacatatagcctccggaggctatatggagatatttaacccctgccagaatccgctaagagcgggagacgaggccgccgaaaaaggggcggggcctatctcctcagcacacagcgccattttccctcacagaaaggctggagggaaggctcccaggctctcccctgcactgcactacagaaacagggttaaaacagagagggggggcactaatttggcgttagaaatatataaaaaagatgctataagggaaaacacttatataagtttgtccctatataattatagcgtttttggtgtgtgctggcaaactctccctctgtctctccaaagggctagtgggtcctgtcctctatcagagcattccctgtgtgtgtgctgtgtgttggtacgtgtgtgtcgacatgtaggaggacgatgttggtgaggaggcggagcaattgcctgtaatggtgatgtcactctctagggagtcgacaccggaatggatggcttatttagggaattacgtgataatgtcaacacgctgcaaggtcggttgacgacatgagacggccgacaaacaattagtaccggtccagacgtctcaaaaacaccgtcaggggttttaaaacgcccgtttactttagtcggtcgacacagacacagacagggacactgaatccagtgtcgacggtgaataaacaaacgtattccttattagggccacacgttaaaggcaatgaaggaggtgttacatatttctgatactacaagtaccacaaaagagggtattatgtgggatgtgaaaaaactaccatagtttttcctgaatcagataaattaaataaagtgtgtgatgatgcgtgggttccccccgatagaaaattatgggcggtataccctttcccgccagaagttagggcgcgttgggaaacaccccttagggtggataaggcgctcacacgcttatcaaaacaagtggcggtaccgtctatagatagggccgtcctcaaggaccagctgacaggaggctggaaaatatcataaaaagtatatacacacatactggtgttatactgcgaccagcgatcgcctcagcctggatgtgcagagctggggtggcttggtcgaattccctgactaaaaatattgatacccttgacagggacagtattttattgactatagagcatttaaaggatgcatttctatatatgcgagatgcacagagggatatttgcactctggcatcaagagtaaatgcgatgtccataactgccagaagatgttatggacacgacagtggtcaggtgatgcagattccaaacggcacaaaggtgtattgccgtataaaggaagaggagttatttggggtcggtccatcggacctggtggccacggcaactgctggaaaatccaccgtttttaccctaagtcacatctctgcagaaaaagacaccgtcttttcagcctcagtcttttcgtccctataagatcatatctgcccagggatagaggaaagggaagaagactgcagcaggcagcccattcccaggaacagaagcgttccaccgcttctgacaagttctcagcatggcgctgagaccgtacaggacccctggatcctacaagtagtatcccaggggtacagattggaatgtcgagacgtttccccttcgcaggctcctgaagtctgctttaccaaggtctccctccgacaaggaggcagtatgggaaaaaattcacgagctgtattcccagcaggtgataattaaattacccctcctactacaagaaaaggggtattattccacactatattgtggtactgaagccagaaggctaggtgagacttattctaaaaaattttttgaacactaacaaaggttcaaatcaagatggagtcactcagagcagtgataacgaaccaggaagaaggggactatatagtgtcccgggacatcagggatgcttacctctatgtcccaaatttgcccttctcactaagggtacctcaggttcgtggtgcagaactgtcactatcagtttcagacgctgccgtttggattgtccacggcaccccgggtctttaccaaggtaatggccgaaatgatgattcttcttcgaagaaaaggcgtcttaattatcccttacttggacgatctcctgataagggcatagtccagggaacagttggaggtcggagtagcactatctaggatactgctacaacagcacgggtggattctaaatattccaaaatcgcagctgatcccgacgacacgtctgctgtgcctagggatgattctggacacagtccagaaaaaggtgtttctcccggaagagaaagccagggagttatccgagctagtcaggaacctcctaaaaacagtgcatcattgcacaagggtcctggtaaaaatggtggcttcctacgaagcaattccattcggcagatttcacgcaagaacttttcagtgggatctgctggacaaatggtccggatcgcatcttcagatgcatcagcggataaccctatatccaaggacaagggtgtctctcctgtggtggttatagagtgctcatcttctagagggccgcagattcggcattcaggattggatgctggtgaccacggagcccagcccgagaggctggggagcagtcacacaaggaaaaaatttccagggagtgtgatcaagtctggagacttttctccacataaatatactggagctaagggtaaatttataatgctctaagcttagcaagacctctgcttcaaggtcagccggtattgatccagtgggaaaaacatcacggcagtcgcccacgtaaacagacagggcgacacaagaagcaggagggcaatggcaaaaactgcaaggacttttcgctgggcggaaaatcatgtgatagcactgtcagcagtgtttcatcccgggaatggaaactgggaagcagacttcctcagcaggcacgacctccacccgggagagtggaaacttcatcaggaagtttttttccacatgattgtaaaccgttgggaaataccaaaggtggacatgatggcgtcccgtctgaacaaaaaacgggacaggtattgcgccaggtcaagagaccctcaggcaatagctgtggacgttctggtaacaccgtgggtgtaccagtcggtgtatgtgttccctcctctgcttctcatacctaaggtgctgagaattataagacgtagaggagtaagaactatactcatggctccggattggccaagaaggacttggtacccggtacttcaagagatgcttacagaggtcttatggcctctgccgctaagaagggacttgcttcagcaagtaccatgtctgttccaagacttaccgcagctgcgttggtcggcatggcggtggaaagccggatcctaagggaaaaaggcattccggaagaggtcattcctaccctggtcaaagccagaaaggaggtgaccgcacaacattatcaccacatgtggcgaaaatatgttgcgtggtgtgaggccaggaaggccccacaaagaaatttcaactcggtcgtttcctgcatttcctgcaaacaggagtgtctatgggcctcagattggggtccattaaggttcaaatttcggccctgtcgattttcttccagaaagaattggcttcagttcctgaagtccagaagttttgtcaagggagtattgcatatacaacccccttttgtgcctccagtggcactgtgggatctcaacgtagttctgggattcctcaaatcacattggtttaaaaccagtcaaatctgtggatttgaagcatctcacatgaaaagtgaccatgctcttggccctggcctggaccaggcgagtgtcaaattggtggttttttctcaaaaaagcccatatctgtttgtccattcggacagggcagagctgcggactcgtccccagttctctccctaaggtggtgtcagtgtttcacctgaaccagcttattgtggtgccttgcacctactagggacttggaggactccaagttgctagatgttgtcagggccctgaaaatatgttccaggacggctggagtcaggaaaactgacttgctgttatcctgtatgcacccaacaaactgggtgctcttgcttctaagcagactattgctagttggatgtgtaatacaattcagcttgcacattctgtggcaggcctgccacagccaaaatatgtaaatgcccattccacaaggaaggtgggctcatcttgggcggctgcccgaggggtctcggctttacaactttgccgagcagctacttggtcaggggcaaacacgtttgctaaattctacaaatttgataccctggctaaggaggacctggagttctctcattcggtgctgcagagtcatccgcactctcccgcccgtttgggagctttggtataatccccatggtcctttcaggaaccccagcatccactaggacgatagagaaaataagaatttacttaccgataattctatttctcggagtccgtagtggatgctgggcgcccatcccaagtgcggattatctgcaatacttgtacatagttacaaaaatcgggttattattgttgtgagccatcttttcagaggctccgctgttatcatactgttaacggggtttagatcacaagttgtacggtgtgattggtgtggctggtatgagtcttacccgggattcaaaattcctcccttattgtgtacgctcgtccgggcacagtacctaactggcttggaggagggtcatagggggaggagccagtgcacaccacctgatcggaaagctttacttttgtgccctgtctcctgcggagccgctattccccatggtcctttcaggaaccccagcatccactacggactccgagaaatagaattatcggtaagtaaattcttattttttcctgaatcagatgaattaaatgaggtgtgtgatgaagcgtgggtttcccccgataaaaaactgctgatttctaataaattattggcattataccctttcccgccagaggttagggcgcgttgggaaacaccccctagggtagataaggcactcacacgcttatcaaaacaagtagcgttaccgtctcctgatacggccaccctcaaggaaccggctgatagaaggctggaaaatatcctaaaaggtatatacacacatactggtgttgtactacgaccagcaatcgcctcagcctggatgtgcagcgctggagtggcttggtcggattccctgactgaaaatattgataccctggatagggacagtatattgactatagagcatttttaaaggatgcatttctatatatgcgagatgcacagagggatatttgcaccctggcatcaagagtaagtgcgttgtccatttctgccagaagaagtttatggacacgacacgactgtagtcaggtgatgcggattccaaacggcatatggaagttttgccgtataaaggggaggagttatttggggtcggtctgtcagacctggtggccacggcgacggctgggaaatccacctttttaccccaggtcacctctcagcagaaaaagacaccgtcttttcaaactcagtcctttcgtccccataagggcaagcgggcaaaaggccactcatttctgccccggggcagaggaaggggaaaaagactgcagcaggcagcctcttcccaggatcagaagccctcccccgcttctgccaagtcttcagcatgacgctggggctttacaagcggactcaggcacggtgggggcccgtctcaaaaatttcaacgcgcagtgggctcactcgcaagtggacccctggatcctgcaggtagtatcacaggggtacaaattggaattcgagacgtctccccctcgccggttcctgaagtctgctctaccaacgtctccctccgacagggaggcagtattggaagctattcacaagatgtattcccagcaggtgataatcaaggtacccctcctacaacagggaaaggggtattattccacgctgtttgtggtaccgaagccggacggctcagtgagaccgattttaaatctgaaatcattgaacacttacataaaaaggttcaaattcaagatggaatcactcagagcagtgatagcgaacctggaagaaggggactatatggtgtctctggacatcaaagatgcttatctccatgtcccaatctacccttctcaccaagggtacctcaggtttgtggtacagaactgtcatt
The Pseudophryne corroboree isolate aPseCor3 chromosome 4, aPseCor3.hap2, whole genome shotgun sequence DNA segment above includes these coding regions:
- the ODC1 gene encoding ornithine decarboxylase, which translates into the protein MNSFSNEDFDFSFLEEGFTARDVLEQKINEVSLSDDKDAFYVADLGDIVKKHVRWYKALPRVTPFYAVKCNDSKAIVKTLSILGAGFDCASKTEIQLVQSIGVPSERIIYANPCKQVSQIKYAASSGVEKMTFDSEVELMKVARNHPNAKLVLRIATDDSKAVCRLSVKFGATLKTCRTLLERAKELNVDIIGVSFHVGSGCTDPQTFVQAVLDARCVFDMGAEFGFSMNLLDIGGGFPGSEDVKLKFEEVTSVINPALDKYFPADSGVKIIAEPGRYYVASAFTLAVNIIAKKVMVTEQTGSDDEEDCSSDTTLMYYVNDGVYGSFNCILYDHAHVKPVLQKKPKSDERYYSSSIWGPTCDGLDRIVERFDLPELQVGDWMLFENMGAYTVAASSTFNGFQRPTLYYVMSRPYWSLMHNIQEHGILPDVPELNTLHITCAWESGIEHSSAACTSASVNV